One Vespa velutina chromosome 9, iVesVel2.1, whole genome shotgun sequence DNA segment encodes these proteins:
- the LOC124951934 gene encoding ethanolamine-phosphate cytidylyltransferase isoform X2, with product MVHFGHANSLRQAKALGNYLVVGVHTDAEITKHKGPPVFTEQERYKMVRGIKWVDEVVEGAPYVTTLETLDKYNCDFCVHGDDITMTADGIDTYHLVKAAGRYREVQRTAGVSTTDLVGRMLLMTRQHFKQGDSEYTVDREPSKSMGQDRTARSPWTGCSQFLPTTQKIIQFSDGKSPQPDDKIVYVAGAFDLFHVGHLDFLEVAKKEGDYLIVGLHTDPAVNRYKCGNHPIMNLHERVLSVLACKYVNEVVIGAPYEVTKDLMEHFNVSIVCHGQTSIMPCEDGSDPYVEPKRQNKFKLLDSGNDMTTEKIVERIILHRLEFEDRNLKKEKKELAAYEAFVKSKTNGRTT from the exons ATGGTGCATTTTGGACATGCAAATTCATTAAGGCAGGCTAAAGCATTAGGAAATTATTTGGTGGTTGGTGTTCATACAGATGCAGAAATTACAAAGCATAAGGGTCCTCCAGTTTTTACAGAACAAGAGAg ATACAAAATGGTTCGTGGTATAAAATGGGTAGATGAAGTAGTCGAAGGTGCTCCTTATGTTACTACATTGGAAACATTAGATAAATACAATTGTGATTTCTGTGTACATGGTGATGACATAACAATGACTGCAGATGGAATAGATACTTATCATTTAGTTAAAGCAGCTGGTCGTTACAG agaaGTTCAAAGAACGGCAGGAGTTTCAACTACAGATCTTGTAGGGCGTATGCTTTTAATGACACGTCAACATTTCAAACAAGGAGATAGTGAATATACTGTTGATAGAGAACCTAGCAAAAGTATGGGTCAAGATCGCACAGCGCGAAGCCCATGGACCGGTTGTTCTCAGTTTCTTCCCACTActcaaaaaattatacaatttagCGATGGCAAAAGTCCTCAGCCGGatgataaaattgtttatgttGCTGGAgcatttgatttatttcatgTTGGACATTTAGATTTCTTAGAAGTTGCAAAGAAAGAGGGTGACTATCTTATTGTTGGCCTCCATACAGATCCAGCTGTTAATCGTTACAAATGTGGTAATCATCCAATCATGAATCTTCATGAACGTGTTCTTAGTGTACTAGCATGTAAG TATGTGAATGAAGTTGTAATTGGTGCTCCATATGAGGTTACTAAAGATCTTATGGAACACTTTAATGTTTCTATCGTGTGTCATGGACAGACATCAATAATGCCATGTGAAGATGGCTCGGATCCATATGTAGAACcaaaaagacaaaacaaatTTAAGTTACTGGATAGTGGCAATGATATGACAACAGAAAAAATAgttgaaagaataattttacatag GTTGGAATTTGAGGATAGAAActtaaagaaggaaaaaaaagagcttGCAGCTTACGAAGCCTTTGTGAAATCTAAAACAAATGGAAGGActacataa
- the LOC124951934 gene encoding ethanolamine-phosphate cytidylyltransferase isoform X4: protein MTESRKEVRVWCDGCYDMVHFGHANSLRQAKALGNYLVVGVHTDAEITKHKGPPVFTEQERYKMVRGIKWVDEVVEGAPYVTTLETLDKYNCDFCVHGDDITMTADGIDTYHLVKAAGRYREVQRTAGVSTTDLVGRMLLMTRQHFKQGDSEYTVDREPSKSMGQDRTARSPWTGCSQFLPTTQKIIQFSDGKSPQPDDKIVYVAGAFDLFHVGHLDFLEVAKKEGDYLIVGLHTDPAVNRYKCGNHPIMNLHERVLSVLACKTSIMPCEDGSDPYVEPKRQNKFKLLDSGNDMTTEKIVERIILHRLEFEDRNLKKEKKELAAYEAFVKSKTNGRTT from the exons ATGACAGAATCTCGAAAAGAAGTTCGTGTTTGGTGCGACGGGTG TTATGATATGGTGCATTTTGGACATGCAAATTCATTAAGGCAGGCTAAAGCATTAGGAAATTATTTGGTGGTTGGTGTTCATACAGATGCAGAAATTACAAAGCATAAGGGTCCTCCAGTTTTTACAGAACAAGAGAg ATACAAAATGGTTCGTGGTATAAAATGGGTAGATGAAGTAGTCGAAGGTGCTCCTTATGTTACTACATTGGAAACATTAGATAAATACAATTGTGATTTCTGTGTACATGGTGATGACATAACAATGACTGCAGATGGAATAGATACTTATCATTTAGTTAAAGCAGCTGGTCGTTACAG agaaGTTCAAAGAACGGCAGGAGTTTCAACTACAGATCTTGTAGGGCGTATGCTTTTAATGACACGTCAACATTTCAAACAAGGAGATAGTGAATATACTGTTGATAGAGAACCTAGCAAAAGTATGGGTCAAGATCGCACAGCGCGAAGCCCATGGACCGGTTGTTCTCAGTTTCTTCCCACTActcaaaaaattatacaatttagCGATGGCAAAAGTCCTCAGCCGGatgataaaattgtttatgttGCTGGAgcatttgatttatttcatgTTGGACATTTAGATTTCTTAGAAGTTGCAAAGAAAGAGGGTGACTATCTTATTGTTGGCCTCCATACAGATCCAGCTGTTAATCGTTACAAATGTGGTAATCATCCAATCATGAATCTTCATGAACGTGTTCTTAGTGTACTAGCATGTAAG ACATCAATAATGCCATGTGAAGATGGCTCGGATCCATATGTAGAACcaaaaagacaaaacaaatTTAAGTTACTGGATAGTGGCAATGATATGACAACAGAAAAAATAgttgaaagaataattttacatag GTTGGAATTTGAGGATAGAAActtaaagaaggaaaaaaaagagcttGCAGCTTACGAAGCCTTTGTGAAATCTAAAACAAATGGAAGGActacataa
- the LOC124951931 gene encoding probable ATP-dependent RNA helicase DDX5 isoform X2 produces MTMAYRDRERGDRRGGGGSRGGRFGGRDGGSGGRFGSSANRDNNFGSNNFKNRQPGERLRKPRWDMSTLQPFRKDFYQPHPNVTTRSLHTVEVYRSDKEITVKGSNVPGPNIYFEEGGFPDYVLSEIRRQGFGEPTAIQAQGWPIALSGRDMVGIAQTGSGKTLAYILPAIVHINHQPRLSRNDGPIALILAPTRELAQQIQQVASDFGVSSQVRNTCIFGGAPKGPQARDLERGVEICIATPGRLIDFLERGTTNLRRCTYLVLDEADRMLDMGFEPQIRKIVEQIRPDRQTLMWSATWPKEVRNLAEEFLTDYIQINIGSLQLAANHNILQIVDVCEEYEKESKLMKLLEEISNEPENKTIIFVETKRKVDDITRAINRYGWQAIGIHGDKSQQERDYVLNQFRNSRSAILVATDVAARGLANNKKKSLMLSTQWSIHGVEWNAHMVLIQCSNLTEAMHKDQIFKDQHRSILWCGREGCEVTKNKCRARSLIKREFYENHLSSDSSTFPKMYLHFQL; encoded by the exons ATGACGAT GGCATACCGTGATCGTGAACGTGGTGATAGGAGAGGCGGAGGTGGTTCTCGAGGAGGCCGTTTTGGTGGACGAGATGGAGGCAGTGGTGGAAGATTTGGAAGTAGTGCAAACAGAGATAACAATTTTGggagtaataattttaaaaatcgtcaGCCTGGAGAACGATTACGAAAACCTAGATGGGATATGAGCACTTTGCAACCATTTAGAAAAGACTTTTATCAACCACATCCTAATGTTACAACAAGAAGTCTTCATACAGTTGAGGTTTACCGTTCAGATAAAGAGATCACAGTAAAAGGCTCTAATGTCCCTGGGcccaatatttattttgaagagGGTGGTTTTCCAGATTATGTTTTAAGTGAAATTCGAAGACAAGGTTTTGGAGAACCAACAGCTATACAAGCACAAGGTTGGCCTATTGCTTTGTCTGGACGTGATATGGTTGGCATAGCGCAAACAGGATCTGGAAAAACATTAGCTTATATTTTACCAGCTATAGTGCATATTAATCATCAACCTAGATTAAGTAGAAATGATGGTCCTATAGCTCTTATTTTGGCACCTACAAGAGAACTTGCGCAACAAATACAACAAGTAGCATCAGACTTTGGAGTTTCTTCACAGGTTAGAAATACTTGCATTTTTGGTGGAGCTCCTAAAGGTCCACAGGCACGAGATCTGGAAAGGGGAGTAGAAATTTGTATAGCAACTCCTGGTCGTCTAATAGATTTTTTGGAACGTGGTACAACAAATCTTCGTAGATGTACATATTTGGTACTTGATGAAGCAGATAGAATGCTTGATATGGGTTTTGAACCtcaaattagaaaaattgtagAACAAATACGTCCAGATAGGCAAACACTTATGTGGTCAGCAACATGGCCAAAGGAAGTTCGTAACTTGGCAGAAGAGTTTTTAACTGACTATATACAAATCAATATTGGCTCTTTACAATTAGCAGCTAATCATAATATCCTTCAAATAGTGGATGTATGCGAAGAAtatgaaaaggaaagtaaattaatgaaaCTTTTGGAAGAGATTTCTAATGAACcagaaaataaaactattatttttgttgaaacaaaaagaaaagttgatgATATTACACGAGCTATTAATAGATATGGATGGCAAGCAATTGGCATCCATGGAGATAAAAGTCAACAAGAAAGAGATTATGTATTAAATC AATTCCGGAATAGCAGATCAGCAATACTAGTTGCTACGGACGTTGCAGCAAGAGGTTTAG cgaataacaaaaagaaatcctTGATGCTAAGCACGCAATGGAGTATACATGGGGTTGAGTGGAATGCGCATATGGTGCTCATCCAATGTTCAAACCTTACTGAAGCAATGCACAAGGACCAAATTTTCAAAGACCAGCACAGATCCATACTTTGGTGCGGGAGAGAAGGGTGTGAAGTTACTAAGAATAAATGTAGAGCTCGCTCACTCATTAAGCGAGAATTCTATGAGAACCATCTGAGCTCTGATTCCTCTACATTTCcaaaaatgtatttacatttCCAGCTTTAG
- the LOC124951931 gene encoding probable ATP-dependent RNA helicase DDX5 isoform X4 has translation MTMAYRDRERGDRRGGGGSRGGRFGGRDGGSGGRFGSSANRDNNFGSNNFKNRQPGERLRKPRWDMSTLQPFRKDFYQPHPNVTTRSLHTVEVYRSDKEITVKGSNVPGPNIYFEEGGFPDYVLSEIRRQGFGEPTAIQAQGWPIALSGRDMVGIAQTGSGKTLAYILPAIVHINHQPRLSRNDGPIALILAPTRELAQQIQQVASDFGVSSQVRNTCIFGGAPKGPQARDLERGVEICIATPGRLIDFLERGTTNLRRCTYLVLDEADRMLDMGFEPQIRKIVEQIRPDRQTLMWSATWPKEVRNLAEEFLTDYIQINIGSLQLAANHNILQIVDVCEEYEKESKLMKLLEEISNEPENKTIIFVETKRKVDDITRAINRYGWQAIGIHGDKSQQERDYVLNQFRNSRSAILVATDVAARGLEAHATEFYQ, from the exons ATGACGAT GGCATACCGTGATCGTGAACGTGGTGATAGGAGAGGCGGAGGTGGTTCTCGAGGAGGCCGTTTTGGTGGACGAGATGGAGGCAGTGGTGGAAGATTTGGAAGTAGTGCAAACAGAGATAACAATTTTGggagtaataattttaaaaatcgtcaGCCTGGAGAACGATTACGAAAACCTAGATGGGATATGAGCACTTTGCAACCATTTAGAAAAGACTTTTATCAACCACATCCTAATGTTACAACAAGAAGTCTTCATACAGTTGAGGTTTACCGTTCAGATAAAGAGATCACAGTAAAAGGCTCTAATGTCCCTGGGcccaatatttattttgaagagGGTGGTTTTCCAGATTATGTTTTAAGTGAAATTCGAAGACAAGGTTTTGGAGAACCAACAGCTATACAAGCACAAGGTTGGCCTATTGCTTTGTCTGGACGTGATATGGTTGGCATAGCGCAAACAGGATCTGGAAAAACATTAGCTTATATTTTACCAGCTATAGTGCATATTAATCATCAACCTAGATTAAGTAGAAATGATGGTCCTATAGCTCTTATTTTGGCACCTACAAGAGAACTTGCGCAACAAATACAACAAGTAGCATCAGACTTTGGAGTTTCTTCACAGGTTAGAAATACTTGCATTTTTGGTGGAGCTCCTAAAGGTCCACAGGCACGAGATCTGGAAAGGGGAGTAGAAATTTGTATAGCAACTCCTGGTCGTCTAATAGATTTTTTGGAACGTGGTACAACAAATCTTCGTAGATGTACATATTTGGTACTTGATGAAGCAGATAGAATGCTTGATATGGGTTTTGAACCtcaaattagaaaaattgtagAACAAATACGTCCAGATAGGCAAACACTTATGTGGTCAGCAACATGGCCAAAGGAAGTTCGTAACTTGGCAGAAGAGTTTTTAACTGACTATATACAAATCAATATTGGCTCTTTACAATTAGCAGCTAATCATAATATCCTTCAAATAGTGGATGTATGCGAAGAAtatgaaaaggaaagtaaattaatgaaaCTTTTGGAAGAGATTTCTAATGAACcagaaaataaaactattatttttgttgaaacaaaaagaaaagttgatgATATTACACGAGCTATTAATAGATATGGATGGCAAGCAATTGGCATCCATGGAGATAAAAGTCAACAAGAAAGAGATTATGTATTAAATC AATTCCGGAATAGCAGATCAGCAATACTAGTTGCTACGGACGTTGCAGCAAGAGGTTTAG AGGCACATGCGACGGagttttatcaatga
- the LOC124951934 gene encoding ethanolamine-phosphate cytidylyltransferase isoform X1 has translation MTESRKEVRVWCDGCYDMVHFGHANSLRQAKALGNYLVVGVHTDAEITKHKGPPVFTEQERYKMVRGIKWVDEVVEGAPYVTTLETLDKYNCDFCVHGDDITMTADGIDTYHLVKAAGRYREVQRTAGVSTTDLVGRMLLMTRQHFKQGDSEYTVDREPSKSMGQDRTARSPWTGCSQFLPTTQKIIQFSDGKSPQPDDKIVYVAGAFDLFHVGHLDFLEVAKKEGDYLIVGLHTDPAVNRYKCGNHPIMNLHERVLSVLACKYVNEVVIGAPYEVTKDLMEHFNVSIVCHGQTSIMPCEDGSDPYVEPKRQNKFKLLDSGNDMTTEKIVERIILHRLEFEDRNLKKEKKELAAYEAFVKSKTNGRTT, from the exons ATGACAGAATCTCGAAAAGAAGTTCGTGTTTGGTGCGACGGGTG TTATGATATGGTGCATTTTGGACATGCAAATTCATTAAGGCAGGCTAAAGCATTAGGAAATTATTTGGTGGTTGGTGTTCATACAGATGCAGAAATTACAAAGCATAAGGGTCCTCCAGTTTTTACAGAACAAGAGAg ATACAAAATGGTTCGTGGTATAAAATGGGTAGATGAAGTAGTCGAAGGTGCTCCTTATGTTACTACATTGGAAACATTAGATAAATACAATTGTGATTTCTGTGTACATGGTGATGACATAACAATGACTGCAGATGGAATAGATACTTATCATTTAGTTAAAGCAGCTGGTCGTTACAG agaaGTTCAAAGAACGGCAGGAGTTTCAACTACAGATCTTGTAGGGCGTATGCTTTTAATGACACGTCAACATTTCAAACAAGGAGATAGTGAATATACTGTTGATAGAGAACCTAGCAAAAGTATGGGTCAAGATCGCACAGCGCGAAGCCCATGGACCGGTTGTTCTCAGTTTCTTCCCACTActcaaaaaattatacaatttagCGATGGCAAAAGTCCTCAGCCGGatgataaaattgtttatgttGCTGGAgcatttgatttatttcatgTTGGACATTTAGATTTCTTAGAAGTTGCAAAGAAAGAGGGTGACTATCTTATTGTTGGCCTCCATACAGATCCAGCTGTTAATCGTTACAAATGTGGTAATCATCCAATCATGAATCTTCATGAACGTGTTCTTAGTGTACTAGCATGTAAG TATGTGAATGAAGTTGTAATTGGTGCTCCATATGAGGTTACTAAAGATCTTATGGAACACTTTAATGTTTCTATCGTGTGTCATGGACAGACATCAATAATGCCATGTGAAGATGGCTCGGATCCATATGTAGAACcaaaaagacaaaacaaatTTAAGTTACTGGATAGTGGCAATGATATGACAACAGAAAAAATAgttgaaagaataattttacatag GTTGGAATTTGAGGATAGAAActtaaagaaggaaaaaaaagagcttGCAGCTTACGAAGCCTTTGTGAAATCTAAAACAAATGGAAGGActacataa
- the LOC124951931 gene encoding ATP-dependent RNA helicase dbp2-like isoform X1, producing MTMAYRDRERGDRRGGGGSRGGRFGGRDGGSGGRFGSSANRDNNFGSNNFKNRQPGERLRKPRWDMSTLQPFRKDFYQPHPNVTTRSLHTVEVYRSDKEITVKGSNVPGPNIYFEEGGFPDYVLSEIRRQGFGEPTAIQAQGWPIALSGRDMVGIAQTGSGKTLAYILPAIVHINHQPRLSRNDGPIALILAPTRELAQQIQQVASDFGVSSQVRNTCIFGGAPKGPQARDLERGVEICIATPGRLIDFLERGTTNLRRCTYLVLDEADRMLDMGFEPQIRKIVEQIRPDRQTLMWSATWPKEVRNLAEEFLTDYIQINIGSLQLAANHNILQIVDVCEEYEKESKLMKLLEEISNEPENKTIIFVETKRKVDDITRAINRYGWQAIGIHGDKSQQERDYVLNQFRNSRSAILVATDVAARGLDVEDVKFVINLDYPSNSEDYVHRIGRTGRSQRTGTAYAFFTPGNAHKASDLIQVLEEAKQVVNPKLYELSRNPGIYKRGRYSGRNGGSGSRGSSSRGGSSRGSRGGRDGSDRNGRFDRSGGSGSGSGSAGGNDRGNKWGGSSSGGMGGGYGNKSFSQNNFGGASSGGGSSYSQNGGTYGGSGGGSSYRQQNGY from the exons ATGACGAT GGCATACCGTGATCGTGAACGTGGTGATAGGAGAGGCGGAGGTGGTTCTCGAGGAGGCCGTTTTGGTGGACGAGATGGAGGCAGTGGTGGAAGATTTGGAAGTAGTGCAAACAGAGATAACAATTTTGggagtaataattttaaaaatcgtcaGCCTGGAGAACGATTACGAAAACCTAGATGGGATATGAGCACTTTGCAACCATTTAGAAAAGACTTTTATCAACCACATCCTAATGTTACAACAAGAAGTCTTCATACAGTTGAGGTTTACCGTTCAGATAAAGAGATCACAGTAAAAGGCTCTAATGTCCCTGGGcccaatatttattttgaagagGGTGGTTTTCCAGATTATGTTTTAAGTGAAATTCGAAGACAAGGTTTTGGAGAACCAACAGCTATACAAGCACAAGGTTGGCCTATTGCTTTGTCTGGACGTGATATGGTTGGCATAGCGCAAACAGGATCTGGAAAAACATTAGCTTATATTTTACCAGCTATAGTGCATATTAATCATCAACCTAGATTAAGTAGAAATGATGGTCCTATAGCTCTTATTTTGGCACCTACAAGAGAACTTGCGCAACAAATACAACAAGTAGCATCAGACTTTGGAGTTTCTTCACAGGTTAGAAATACTTGCATTTTTGGTGGAGCTCCTAAAGGTCCACAGGCACGAGATCTGGAAAGGGGAGTAGAAATTTGTATAGCAACTCCTGGTCGTCTAATAGATTTTTTGGAACGTGGTACAACAAATCTTCGTAGATGTACATATTTGGTACTTGATGAAGCAGATAGAATGCTTGATATGGGTTTTGAACCtcaaattagaaaaattgtagAACAAATACGTCCAGATAGGCAAACACTTATGTGGTCAGCAACATGGCCAAAGGAAGTTCGTAACTTGGCAGAAGAGTTTTTAACTGACTATATACAAATCAATATTGGCTCTTTACAATTAGCAGCTAATCATAATATCCTTCAAATAGTGGATGTATGCGAAGAAtatgaaaaggaaagtaaattaatgaaaCTTTTGGAAGAGATTTCTAATGAACcagaaaataaaactattatttttgttgaaacaaaaagaaaagttgatgATATTACACGAGCTATTAATAGATATGGATGGCAAGCAATTGGCATCCATGGAGATAAAAGTCAACAAGAAAGAGATTATGTATTAAATC AATTCCGGAATAGCAGATCAGCAATACTAGTTGCTACGGACGTTGCAGCAAGAGGTTTAG ATGTGGAAGATGTCAAATTTGTGATAAACTTGGATTATCCGTCCAACTCGGAAGACTATGTTCATCGTATTGGACGTACGGGACGATCGCAACGAACAGGAACTGCATATGCTTTCTTTACACCTGGAAATGCACACAAAGCTAGTGATCTTATTCAAGTGCTAGAAGAAGCAAAACAAGTTGTAAATCCTAAACTTTATGAACTTTCAAGAAATCCAGGCatttataaac GAGGTCGATACAGTGGTCGTAATGGCGGAAGTGGTAGTCGTGGATCCAGTAGCCGTGGGGGTAGTTCACGAGGATCACGTGGTGGACGTGATGGAAGTGACAGGAATGGGAGATTTGATCGTAGCGGTGGTAGTGGTAGCGGCAGTGGCAGTGCTGGTGGAAACGATCGTGGAAATAAATGGGGTGGAAGTAGTAGTG GTGGTATGGGAGGTGGTTATGgcaataaatcattttctcaGAATAACTTTGGAGGAGCTTCCAGTGGTGGTGGCTCTAGTTATAGTCAAAATGGTGGTACATATGGAGGAAGTGGTGGTGGGAGCAGTTACAGACAACAGAATGGTTATTAA
- the LOC124951931 gene encoding probable ATP-dependent RNA helicase DDX5 isoform X3 → MTMAYRDRERGDRRGGGGSRGGRFGGRDGGSGGRFGSSANRDNNFGSNNFKNRQPGERLRKPRWDMSTLQPFRKDFYQPHPNVTTRSLHTVEVYRSDKEITVKGSNVPGPNIYFEEGGFPDYVLSEIRRQGFGEPTAIQAQGWPIALSGRDMVGIAQTGSGKTLAYILPAIVHINHQPRLSRNDGPIALILAPTRELAQQIQQVASDFGVSSQVRNTCIFGGAPKGPQARDLERGVEICIATPGRLIDFLERGTTNLRRCTYLVLDEADRMLDMGFEPQIRKIVEQIRPDRQTLMWSATWPKEVRNLAEEFLTDYIQINIGSLQLAANHNILQIVDVCEEYEKESKLMKLLEEISNEPENKTIIFVETKRKVDDITRAINRYGWQAIGIHGDKSQQERDYVLNQFRNSRSAILVATDVAARGLGWRDDSLYRRKSSVNR, encoded by the exons ATGACGAT GGCATACCGTGATCGTGAACGTGGTGATAGGAGAGGCGGAGGTGGTTCTCGAGGAGGCCGTTTTGGTGGACGAGATGGAGGCAGTGGTGGAAGATTTGGAAGTAGTGCAAACAGAGATAACAATTTTGggagtaataattttaaaaatcgtcaGCCTGGAGAACGATTACGAAAACCTAGATGGGATATGAGCACTTTGCAACCATTTAGAAAAGACTTTTATCAACCACATCCTAATGTTACAACAAGAAGTCTTCATACAGTTGAGGTTTACCGTTCAGATAAAGAGATCACAGTAAAAGGCTCTAATGTCCCTGGGcccaatatttattttgaagagGGTGGTTTTCCAGATTATGTTTTAAGTGAAATTCGAAGACAAGGTTTTGGAGAACCAACAGCTATACAAGCACAAGGTTGGCCTATTGCTTTGTCTGGACGTGATATGGTTGGCATAGCGCAAACAGGATCTGGAAAAACATTAGCTTATATTTTACCAGCTATAGTGCATATTAATCATCAACCTAGATTAAGTAGAAATGATGGTCCTATAGCTCTTATTTTGGCACCTACAAGAGAACTTGCGCAACAAATACAACAAGTAGCATCAGACTTTGGAGTTTCTTCACAGGTTAGAAATACTTGCATTTTTGGTGGAGCTCCTAAAGGTCCACAGGCACGAGATCTGGAAAGGGGAGTAGAAATTTGTATAGCAACTCCTGGTCGTCTAATAGATTTTTTGGAACGTGGTACAACAAATCTTCGTAGATGTACATATTTGGTACTTGATGAAGCAGATAGAATGCTTGATATGGGTTTTGAACCtcaaattagaaaaattgtagAACAAATACGTCCAGATAGGCAAACACTTATGTGGTCAGCAACATGGCCAAAGGAAGTTCGTAACTTGGCAGAAGAGTTTTTAACTGACTATATACAAATCAATATTGGCTCTTTACAATTAGCAGCTAATCATAATATCCTTCAAATAGTGGATGTATGCGAAGAAtatgaaaaggaaagtaaattaatgaaaCTTTTGGAAGAGATTTCTAATGAACcagaaaataaaactattatttttgttgaaacaaaaagaaaagttgatgATATTACACGAGCTATTAATAGATATGGATGGCAAGCAATTGGCATCCATGGAGATAAAAGTCAACAAGAAAGAGATTATGTATTAAATC AATTCCGGAATAGCAGATCAGCAATACTAGTTGCTACGGACGTTGCAGCAAGAGGTTTAG gTTGGAGAGATGATTCGTTATATCGAAGAAAGTCGTCggtaaatcgataa
- the LOC124951934 gene encoding ethanolamine-phosphate cytidylyltransferase isoform X3: protein MTESRKEVRVWCDGCYDMVHFGHANSLRQAKALGNYLVVGVHTDAEITKHKGPPVFTEQERYKMVRGIKWVDEVVEGAPYVTTLETLDKYNCDFCVHGDDITMTADGIDTYHLVKAAGRYREVQRTAGVSTTDLVGRMLLMTRQHFKQGDSEYTVDREPSKSMGQDRTARSPWTGCSQFLPTTQKIIQFSDGKSPQPDDKIVYVAGAFDLFHVGHLDFLEVAKKEGDYLIVGLHTDPAVNRYKCGNHPIMNLHERVLSVLACKYVNEVVIGAPYEVTKDLMEHFNVSIVCHGQTSIMPCEDGSDPYVEPKRQNKFKLLDSGNDMTTEKIVERIILHSV from the exons ATGACAGAATCTCGAAAAGAAGTTCGTGTTTGGTGCGACGGGTG TTATGATATGGTGCATTTTGGACATGCAAATTCATTAAGGCAGGCTAAAGCATTAGGAAATTATTTGGTGGTTGGTGTTCATACAGATGCAGAAATTACAAAGCATAAGGGTCCTCCAGTTTTTACAGAACAAGAGAg ATACAAAATGGTTCGTGGTATAAAATGGGTAGATGAAGTAGTCGAAGGTGCTCCTTATGTTACTACATTGGAAACATTAGATAAATACAATTGTGATTTCTGTGTACATGGTGATGACATAACAATGACTGCAGATGGAATAGATACTTATCATTTAGTTAAAGCAGCTGGTCGTTACAG agaaGTTCAAAGAACGGCAGGAGTTTCAACTACAGATCTTGTAGGGCGTATGCTTTTAATGACACGTCAACATTTCAAACAAGGAGATAGTGAATATACTGTTGATAGAGAACCTAGCAAAAGTATGGGTCAAGATCGCACAGCGCGAAGCCCATGGACCGGTTGTTCTCAGTTTCTTCCCACTActcaaaaaattatacaatttagCGATGGCAAAAGTCCTCAGCCGGatgataaaattgtttatgttGCTGGAgcatttgatttatttcatgTTGGACATTTAGATTTCTTAGAAGTTGCAAAGAAAGAGGGTGACTATCTTATTGTTGGCCTCCATACAGATCCAGCTGTTAATCGTTACAAATGTGGTAATCATCCAATCATGAATCTTCATGAACGTGTTCTTAGTGTACTAGCATGTAAG TATGTGAATGAAGTTGTAATTGGTGCTCCATATGAGGTTACTAAAGATCTTATGGAACACTTTAATGTTTCTATCGTGTGTCATGGACAGACATCAATAATGCCATGTGAAGATGGCTCGGATCCATATGTAGAACcaaaaagacaaaacaaatTTAAGTTACTGGATAGTGGCAATGATATGACAACAGAAAAAATAgttgaaagaataattttacatag TGTTTAA